The genomic region GCCGCCGAGGCGCTCGGACGGCAGCGTCTCGACCGCACCGGCTTCGAGCCTGGCGAGGAACGGCTCGATCGCCGTTGTGCCGGGGTCGGTGAAGGCGATCACGCGGCCGCTGCGGGCAGGTCCGCCGGCGACCGCCACCGCCACCGCCCTCCGAGCCGCGGCAAGTAGCGCAGCAGCAAGGCGCGGCTCGGCGAACCGACGCGGCGGCGCCAGACAGATCAGGATCTCGTCCGGTGCCGCGCTGAGGATCGGTTCGGCCGGATCGACGGTCAGCGGACCGGTGGGCTGCGGCGCGCCCAGTTCCTGCGCCAGCCGCACCAGCGCCCGCCGGGCGTGGCCGAGGCTGCGCCTGAGCTCGGCCAGCATCGTGCCGGGATCGGCCGGGCGCGCGTGCCGGGTGACATGGCCGATCTCTGCCCCGACCGGCAGGGCCGCGAGATCGACCAGCGCCGCCTCCTCGATCAGGCTCGCCGCGAAGCCGCCGCCGAACCCCGTCGTCAGCCGTCGGGCAAGTGCCAGACCCGGCTCCACCTCGGCGCCGGCATAGGCGGCGACGCGCACCAGCCGGACCGGCCTCATCCGTGTCGCCCTCGACCTGCGCCGCCGTCCACCATTCCATCGTTGCGTGCGCCACCGTCCCGGCCGGTCTCGGCACCGGCACTCTCGGCGCCCAGCGCGATGCGCCGGCGCGCCAGCCAGATCAGGCGGTCCTCGATCGCCCGGTTGACGCTGCCTTCGGGAAACGCGCCGTCTTCCCCGCGCTCGCCGGCCGGCCTGCCGGTGAGCAGTTCCAGCGCCTCGTCGACCCGTGCGATGGCATAGACGGTGAAGCGCCCCGCGGCGCAGGCAGCGAGCGTCTCGTCGTTCAGCATCAGGTGCTGGACGTTGGAGGCCGGCACGATCACACCCTGCCGACCGGTCAGCCCGCGCCCGGCACAGACCTCGAAGAAGCCCTCGACCTTCTCGTTGACGCCGCCGATCGGCTGCACGTCACCGTACTGGTTGAGCGAGCCGGTAACGGCGAGATCCTGGCGCAGCGGGATCCCGGCGATCGCCGAGGCGAGCGCACAGAACTCCGCCACCGAGGCGCTGTCGCCCTCGACTCCGCCATAGGACTGCTCGAACACGAGGCTCGCGGTCAGCGACACCGGCCAGTCCGGGGCGTAGCGGGCGGTGAGCAGGCCGGCGAGAATCATCACGCCCTTCGAATGGATCGGGCCGCCGAGTTCGGTCTCGCGTTCGATGTCGACGAGCTTGCCGGCGCCGAGCCGCACCCGCGCGGTGATGCGGTTTGGTGATCCGAACGCATAGGTGCCGAGCTGCAGCACGCTGAGGCCATTGACCTGTCCGACCGCGCTGCCGTCGGTCGCCACCAGCATCACGCCGCGCCGCACCGCCTCGCGGCTCAGTTCGCGCGGCCGATCGAGCCGCCGCAGTCGTGCTGCCTCCGCCGCGGCGACATGGCCCGCGCCGACCGCCGCCGCCGCCTCGGCGCGGGCGCGGTGATCGGCCTCGCGCATCAGGTCGGCGATCCGCCCGAGCCGGACCGACAGGCGCTGGGTATCGGCCGCGATCCGGCCGGCATGTTCGACGACGCGGGCGACGCCGGTCCGGTCGAATGGCAACATCTCCTCGCGACGGGCAATGGCCGCCATCAGCCGGGCGAAATCGGCGACGGTCGCGTCGGTCCAGGGCGCCGTCTCGTCGAAGTCGACCGCGACCTTGAACACCTCCGGGAAGTCGCTGTCGAGTTGGCACAGCAGGTGGTAGACGAAGCGTTCGCCAAACAGCACCACCTTCGCCGAGAACGGGATCGGCTCCGGCTCGAGCGATACCGTCGACATCAGCGACAGGCGCTCGGCCAGCGATTCGATCTCGATGCGACCGTTGCGCAGCGCCCGCTTCAGCGCATCCCAGGCCATCGGCTCCGTCAGGATCTTGCGCGCGTCGATCAGCAGATAGCCGCCGTTCGCCCGATGCAACGCGCCGGCGCGGATCAGCATGAAGTCGGTGACCAGCGTCCCCATCTGCGGCAGGTGCTCGATCCGTCCGACCAGGTTGGGCAAGGTCGGGTTGTCCTCGCGCACCACGGGAGAGGCGCCGCCCGCCTCGCCGCCGGACACCAGCACGTTGACCATGTAGCGGCGGAACGGCGTGGTGTCGGGATTGCGCGGGCGCTGGGCGGAGCCGTCCTCGGTGACGAGACCCGCCAGCATCGCCGGCGCGGTCTCGATCATGTCGTCGCGCGCCCAGCCGATCCAGTCGGCCACCTGGCGGTCACTCTCGAAGGCCTGTCGCACCTCGGCCAGCGCCTGGTCGACCGCGACGGCGGCGAATTCCTGGTCGAGCTCGCGCACCTCACGGCGCCGCGTACGGTCGAGCCGGGTCGTCTCCTCGAGCACGGTGCGCAGGTCCTCCTGCAGTTCGGCGATCGCCGTCTGGCTCGCCCGTCGCTCCTCGGCGGGCCAGGCGTTGAACACCTCCGGCTTGACGACCTTGCCGTCGCGCATCGGCGCAAGCGCGAAGCCGACCGGCGTCCGCAGCACGGCGATGCCGCGTGCTTCGGCGCGGGCGCCGAGATCGGCGAACAGCTTCTCCTGCCGTTCCTCGAAGGCCTCGTCGATGGCGCGCCGCCGACGCCGGTACTCGTCACTGTCGAACACAGCCGGCAGCGCATCGGCAAGATCGCGCACCGCCTCGGCCATGCCTTCGCGCAGGCGCGGGCCGAGGCCGGTCGGCAGGCCGAGCGCCAGCGGCCGTTGCGGCTCGTCGAAATTGTTGACGTAGACCCAGTCGCGCGGCGGCGGCTTGCGCGCCGCCATCTGGCCGAGAAAGCTGGTCACCGCCGTATGCCGACCGGACCCCGGCACCCCCAGCACGAACAGGTTGAAGCCCGGCCGCTCGATCTCGGCGCCGAAGCTCAACGCCTCCAGTGCCCGCGCCTGACCGAGGAAGCCGTCGAGCGGCTCGAGGTCGGCGGTGGTCTGAAAGCCGAGCCCGTCCGGGTCGCAGCGTCGCCGCAGCCGATCGGCCGGGACCACAGCCCTGGCCCCGGTCATCCCATCCTGCATTCGCCGCTCCCGGGTTGCGCCGACGGACCCATCGCCCGCGGCGGCATCATTACCGCTCCTGCGCCCGCGCGCAGGCGACACACAGCTGCGCGGAGGGATCGACCTCGAGCCGGCCGTCGGGGATCTCCTCGCCGCAGGAGTCGCACCAGCCGAATTCGCCGTCCTCGATCCGCTGCAACACGCGGTGCAGCCGATCGAGCCGGGCCGCCCGCCGGCGTTCCGCGGCAAGTGCCATCGCCTGCACCTGCATCGCATCCATCCGGGCGAGCCGTCCGACGCTCTGCTGGTCGAGCGCGACCGGCGCGCGGTCCTCGGCGCTCTGCCGGCGCAACGCCTCGAGTTCGGCGATCTCGGCCTCGACGAGGCTGCGGTACCGCGCGCTCCGGGTCTGCTCCATCGTTTCGGCCTCTCCGGCTCATTCCCGCGCCCCAACCGCCGACGTCGCCGCCGGCCCATGCCCGATCAGGACGACAGGGCCGGGTCCAGCAGCCCGTCACCGGACACCGCCAGCGAGATTGCACCGATCGGGAGGCTCCATCAAGCATCAGGCCGGGCCCGGCCGGGCTGGCTGGCTGCGACCCGCCGACGGACGGCGGGCGCCGGCCGTTGCGGCGCTGATGCGTGGTTCGATCACAGGCCATCGCGATGGGCGAGGCGTCTGGCCGGCACCGGATCGCCGGAGAGTGCCGGCACCAGCCGACGGCGCGCCCGCACCGGCTGTGCCGGGATCGGGGCGTGCACCTGCTTGAGGGCCTCCACCAGCAGAACGCCGGGCGGCATCGCGGGAATCAAAGTTCCCGCCCGTTCCCACGCCGCCGCCGAGCGGATCAGGAAGCGGCCGCGGAATGGCGGGACCCACAGCGCCTCCTCCCAGGCTGCCGGCAGGAACGCGGCGCCGCGCAGCAGCCGGCTGAGCTGCGAGCGGCTGTAGGGGCGACCATGACCGAACGGCGTATGCTCGAAGCGCGCCCACAGCCCGCGCCGGTTCGGCACCACGACGACGAGCCGCCCGCCCGGCGCCACCACCCGCCAGGCCTCGTGCAGCACGCCGCGCGGGTCCTCGGCGAATTCGAGACTGTGGGTCAGCAGCAGCCGGTCGATCGTGCCGTCGCCCATCGGCAGCTCGGCCTCGTCGACCAGGCACGAGGCGACCGGGCCCTCGGCCGGCCAGTGCATGACCCCCTGTCCCGCCGGCATGAAGGCGATCATGCGCGCGCATTCGTCGCGGAACACGCCGAGATACGGCCCGGCGAAGCCGAGACCGACGACGGTCATGCCGCCGACATCCGGCCACAGGCGGCGCAGCCGGTGCACGATGAGCCGTCGCGCCACCTGGCCGAGGCCGCTGGCATAGAAATCCCTCAGATCGGCGACATCGGTGTGCATGCCACCAAACCTGCCGGGGTTGGCCGGGCTTCACAAGGGATGTTAGGTAGCGCCATGGCTCCGGCCGACGGCGGCCGACCAGTCGAATGACCAGCGGAGACGGTCCATGCACGGTTTCGACATCCGCATGTTTCCCTGCCTGAGCGACAACTACGGCGTGCTGATCCACGATGACGCTTCGGGCGTCACCGCATCGATCGATGCGCCCGAGGCTGCGCCGATCGAGGCGGCACTGACCGAGAACGGCTGGACGCTGACCCATATCCTGGTGACGCATCACCATGCCGACCATACCCAGGCGATCG from Tepidamorphus gemmatus harbors:
- a CDS encoding Lon protease family protein, yielding MQDGMTGARAVVPADRLRRRCDPDGLGFQTTADLEPLDGFLGQARALEALSFGAEIERPGFNLFVLGVPGSGRHTAVTSFLGQMAARKPPPRDWVYVNNFDEPQRPLALGLPTGLGPRLREGMAEAVRDLADALPAVFDSDEYRRRRRAIDEAFEERQEKLFADLGARAEARGIAVLRTPVGFALAPMRDGKVVKPEVFNAWPAEERRASQTAIAELQEDLRTVLEETTRLDRTRRREVRELDQEFAAVAVDQALAEVRQAFESDRQVADWIGWARDDMIETAPAMLAGLVTEDGSAQRPRNPDTTPFRRYMVNVLVSGGEAGGASPVVREDNPTLPNLVGRIEHLPQMGTLVTDFMLIRAGALHRANGGYLLIDARKILTEPMAWDALKRALRNGRIEIESLAERLSLMSTVSLEPEPIPFSAKVVLFGERFVYHLLCQLDSDFPEVFKVAVDFDETAPWTDATVADFARLMAAIARREEMLPFDRTGVARVVEHAGRIAADTQRLSVRLGRIADLMREADHRARAEAAAAVGAGHVAAAEAARLRRLDRPRELSREAVRRGVMLVATDGSAVGQVNGLSVLQLGTYAFGSPNRITARVRLGAGKLVDIERETELGGPIHSKGVMILAGLLTARYAPDWPVSLTASLVFEQSYGGVEGDSASVAEFCALASAIAGIPLRQDLAVTGSLNQYGDVQPIGGVNEKVEGFFEVCAGRGLTGRQGVIVPASNVQHLMLNDETLAACAAGRFTVYAIARVDEALELLTGRPAGERGEDGAFPEGSVNRAIEDRLIWLARRRIALGAESAGAETGRDGGARNDGMVDGGAGRGRHG
- a CDS encoding TraR/DksA family transcriptional regulator, encoding MEQTRSARYRSLVEAEIAELEALRRQSAEDRAPVALDQQSVGRLARMDAMQVQAMALAAERRRAARLDRLHRVLQRIEDGEFGWCDSCGEEIPDGRLEVDPSAQLCVACARAQER
- a CDS encoding class I SAM-dependent methyltransferase, encoding MHTDVADLRDFYASGLGQVARRLIVHRLRRLWPDVGGMTVVGLGFAGPYLGVFRDECARMIAFMPAGQGVMHWPAEGPVASCLVDEAELPMGDGTIDRLLLTHSLEFAEDPRGVLHEAWRVVAPGGRLVVVVPNRRGLWARFEHTPFGHGRPYSRSQLSRLLRGAAFLPAAWEEALWVPPFRGRFLIRSAAAWERAGTLIPAMPPGVLLVEALKQVHAPIPAQPVRARRRLVPALSGDPVPARRLAHRDGL